From Coffea arabica cultivar ET-39 chromosome 9c, Coffea Arabica ET-39 HiFi, whole genome shotgun sequence, one genomic window encodes:
- the LOC113708313 gene encoding WD repeat-containing protein LWD1-like, with protein MERYPDRLEIFQLNNNRNSELFDPLTSFDWNEAKPKRIGASSNDTTCTIWDIDRETVDTQLIAHDKEVYDIAWGGVGVFASISTDGSVWVFDLRDKEHSIIIYESSEPDTPLVRFGWNEQDPRYMVTIDMDSAKVVVLDIRFPTFPVVELQRHQASVNAIAWTPHSSCHICTANDDSQAIIWDLSSMGQPIEGGLDPILAYTAGAEIEQPQWSSSQPDWVAIAFSNKLQILRV; from the coding sequence ATGGAGCGGTATCCCGACCGTCTGGAAATCTTCCAGCTCAACAACAACCGCAACAGCGAGCTCTTCGACCCCCTCACCTCCTTCGACTGGAACGAGGCCAAGCCCAAGCGCATCGGCGCCTCTAGCAACGACACCACCTGCACCATCTGGGACATCGACCGCGAGACCGTCGACACCCAGCTCATCGCCCACGACAAGGAGGTCTATGACATCGCTTGGGGCGGCGTCGGCGTCTTTGCCTCCATTTCCACTGACGGCTCCGTTTGGGTTTTCGACCTCCGCGACAAGGAGCACTCCATCATTATCTACGAGAGCTCCGAGCCTGATACGCCGCTCGTCCGCTTTGGTTGGAACGAACAGGACCCCCGGTACATGGTTACTATCGATATGGACAGCGCTAAGGTAGTCGTCCTGGACATCCGCTTCCCCACGTTTCCGGTCGTGGAGCTGCAACGGCACCAGGCCAGTGTCAACGCCATCGCTTGGACTCCCCACAGCTCGTGCCACATCTGCACTGCTAACGATGACTCCCAGGCCATCATTTGGGATCTCTCTTCCATGGGCCAGCCTATTGAGGGCGGATTGGACCCCATTCTCGCTTATACTGCCGGTGCCGAAATTGAGCAGCCACAGTGGTCCTCTTCCCAGCCTGATTGGGTTGCCATCGCCTTCTCGAATAAGCTTCAGATTCTGAGGGTATGA